Within Phycodurus eques isolate BA_2022a chromosome 18, UOR_Pequ_1.1, whole genome shotgun sequence, the genomic segment ACAATATAGTCATGGACAACCTGCTGGGATCTCCGGATGAGTATTTAAACAAGGCCGGCTGGACAAAAGCAGTCAAGATCAAATTGTCAGCATTCGGAGAGCGTGGCTGTGCCTGAATCTTTTGAAACATCGACACAACACAACACTAAACAAGCTACGCTAGCTAGGCCAGCACGccgaaaatacatcttcccttcaGATAGTCTGCGTGgttgctttagagcgcctcgttgtcggctaCGAGTGCGTCTACATCACGCGGAGAAAGACTGAAGAGTGAGGAGGGCGCTGGGCtggcgtggccactttagagcgccttgttgtcagCTGTGAGTGTGTACACGTCACGGAGAGAAAGCGAAAGAGCGAggggaattttttaaattattattattttttttttttttataaagtccgACATGACAACCAACTTTGCGCTTGCAAGGCcgttttagagtgcctcgttgcaGCGTGGAAAAGTCCAGCAATGACCCGGAGGCTTCAAGCGTATATATTTTcctggctcaaacatgtagatATGTATAGGCATAAGAGAGATGCTAGACGAATCAGCATCCATTTTTATtactggtatttgattgacagttgagcatgGCGTGGCGTCGGTGCAGtcagtggacacgcccacagtgtctgAGAACAGATGATTGAAAATTCCACATTTTGAGGCCTCATTTGATATacttgggagtttttttttaatgaatggagAATAtctgatacagctcttgtaatTGATTGCGTGAATGGACGTGATGTCCTATGATGCTCACATTGAGTCTCTACCTCTTTCAGAGAGGAACCCAAAGAGTAAAAAGGAAAAGACGCCTGATGAAGCCGATGAGGTTTTGGACCTCCTAGCGCAGATGACACTTCAGAGCTCCCCTCCAGAAAAGGCAAAGACCCAAAAGTTGCCTTCCGTTCTTCCAAACATGCAGGAAGTGGTGCTTCTGGACACACCAGTGAGCCAAAAACATCAGGGACTCACAGAAATTTGTCCCGGTATGCCTCTTTCTCAGGCAGATTCCTCACCGTCCGTCTCCGCCGCTATCGACACACTCCACCTGAGTGACATCGACTGGGACGCTTTGTCCTTCACTGCCACCCCGCCGCCTCAAACGGTTCCAAAGGCCCCACCACAGAGCACCGCGGAGCCCATTGGGGATGACGTCAAGGACATGGTGGAAGCTGAGCTGAAAACTTCTACTACTCAACATTCCGATGCTGGTCCAGAGCACTGTTTCACTGAATGTCCTCTACGGGACAGGCTGCTTATGAGACACACAAGCACAGCAACGGAAGCACACAACAATAAGGTCCCCAAACAACTATGCTACCTTGTACCAATTTTAAAACCCATTGCAGACACTCGTAGAGAAAGCGATGGTATCAAAATATCAGGGGAAGCAACCCCAGCAGTGCAAAGCCAGACAAGGACGGACAAAAGGCCTCCTCACAAGTACAAATTTGTCAGAGCTGCAGCTGCAAAACTGCAGAGGTGCCACTCAGAGCCATGCCAGGCAGACAAAGACAGAAAGGCGACCGTCAAGAAGACCGTGTGCATGAGCGTGTGTTCATCCAGCGAGGACAGTGACGCGGACAACCAGCAGATCAGAGCTCGCGGAACCGCCGAGAGCAAGCACACGTACAAGCCCAAGGGACGGATGCCGTCAGATCTCCCTCCGAAGCTTGTTTGTGGACCACTTAAAACCACCTCTGAGATTGTCCAATCCTTGATGCCCAAATGTGTGGAGAATGGAGATCATGTCACAAACCTTCAAAGCAAAACCAAGGTAGAAACCCACGTTGATGTCGTGTTCCTTCCCACTCCGGCGTCCCCCAGCATCGTGTTAGATAGCGACGATTCAGTCGTTTGCGGGGACAGCCCTTTGCCGCTGGCAGAGAGACTCAAGCTCAAGTTGTTCAAGTGAGAAGCAGGACCAAAAAGATTTCAAATGCAACACAAATTCATCATGACGAGGCAAGGTACTCTATCTCTAATCTCAACAATTTACAAGCACGCTCACCGTACACGTTAGGCACAAAGAAAtctgcttttaaaaacaaaggcacACTATCTGCAAGTCCAAAAGAAGCATCCATATTTGGAACACAACCATATTGTACATttgtacttccatccatccatccatttttacagCGCACATATGCAGTAGACAAACCATTCATCTTATTCACTCCAAATGACAATTTAGTCTCgaaccccaacctcagaactgcggggcagatgtcctaaccacaAAACTACCATAATGCCGCCCGTTCATACGtcattcaaaataatattaatcaaAGCTGCGAACCAGCACTGTGATCCTAGTGGTCGCTATATCTGCCTCGCAATtgtgaggtttggggttcaacTCTCGACTCACAGTAATTTGCcacaatttttcaaaatatatatatactgtacagtatttttatatCATAAGCGCTCACACGCTCCCCGGGAGGACTGCGAGCTGTTTGTTTTACAGCCCTCTGCTGTTGGTCCCCTTGATCACGAAGTGAGGCCTTGCACACCTTTTCAGACATGAAAGGTCTGGCATGAGTTTGGTGACAGCTGCATCCTCTTGCCCAAATAACAACTCCTCACCGGCCTTTGTCCCCCAtatactcttattttgaaatattcgCGGTCATAATAAAAGCTTAAAACACACAGAATGCTTGGAGAAATGAGGAGCTTGCTAGTGGTGCTCGTAAATAAACACTCAAAACACATGAGGGTTAGATGAATTTAACAGTATTGGTAAATTAATAAGTATTGGTCATAAATCTTTAGTGGTATAATTATAGTTTTCCGTACGGTTGTCTATATAGGAAGcattcatgaaataaatataagTAGGTAAATATTATTTGCTGAATTATTATTAGCATAGGTCAAATTCCAGTTGTTGTTTTGCATCTATTTGTGTTAAATGCTTGCTCAGCTTTATGCGAGCAGCATTTAAAATGATAATTTAATTcccattttaaaattgatttcattttgaattgtattttttttatagagcagcattcttattattttcacttcacaattcattcaaattcattttgtcatatttttataatttgatTTGTAATTTACATAGTGGACCCTTTTTAGACAgcgaaatgtattttttggcaTTGTGCTTGTCCAGCTTCATATAGTGCAGCAtctgaaataattaaataggtacaatgcaattgtattgtttttacattgcaaataattaattgacaatttttattctcattttatcTATTCACTTTTGACCTTATTTCCTCATTGTGCGATTTCCAggcagcacattttttttcactttaaaaaaaaataatatttcgaCGTTATTGTGGTTAGCGttcttaaaacaaatgaaatgctTCACTCATTTCTATtgctttttcccatttttctttcatttccccTCATTTCCAAGGTGGCAAAAACCGAGCTTTTTCGTGCTATAATGGACGATTTTGCCAGcctgcaaatgtttttgggagTCCTGCGTGGGCCTGCCCTTCATTAGGGCAGATCACATCAAACTGATAATTGTCGCCGTGCAGACTTTAAAGGCCCATCACCCGCAAAGGGAATCTAATGATTTGTCTTTCGGTCACATTATCCGCCTATTTAACCTTATTCGCACCTCGGTGAGAACGAACGACGTCCTTCGCGAAGGTCGCATTTTGCCACTTGTGCTTCGCTTtgaactcgttttttttttttttttttttttttttcccccctctgccTCAGCTGCGAACCCATAAACCTCCGGAGATGCGCCCGCGTATAAAAACGTCATCTCCTCAGACAAACTCCTCTGCTGTCATCATCTCTGGATGCGATTTCCTCAACATGGACCTCGATGTTGCAACGTCCAAAATCCTCCTGGACTGGAAAGTCGGCGAACCGCTCcactcctcctccgcctcctctcCGGAGTCGTCTTCTTCCTCCGTGGACTCTGTGTGCTCCTCGCCGGAGATCTTCTACTCCGAAGGTCACCGGGAGCTCGGCTACGACTTTCCAGGGCGGGGGTCCGGCCCCGGCCCCAAGGCGTCCAGGACGCAAGGCAAGGCCAAGATGTCCACCAAGAGGCGCGTCAAGGCGAGCGAGAGGGagaagatgaggatgaggagTCTCGCCGAGGCTCTGCATCAGCTCCGGGACTACCTGCCGCCGGACTACACCAAGAAGGGCCAGCCCCTGACCAAAATACAAACCCTCAAGTACACCATCGAGTACATCAACAAGCTCTCGGACATTCTGAGCCGTGCGTAAAAGTCACCATTTTACGCACCCACGCGTAAAAGTCACGCAGCAAGGTTGTGCTCATTTTggaccttttcttttctttttctttaacaCGACTACTTTACACGTTAATAAGTGTGTTTAGATTTATATCCTATGACTTTGCCCTTTCCTTGATGTAAATATTGTTGAGGGGGCACTTATTGTTTTGTATATGGTGATGCATGTTGTTGAAATTATGACGTTGGTAGTTGTAAAATGTAGTTTGgtgattttgtttgtgttttatcgTTTAATACagctttttctttaaaaaaaaacaaaaaaaaacttaacactGTGTGGCCTACTTTGGAAGACATTTCCGTTTGTAGTTATCAGtgcatttgactacatttttcTGAAGGAAATAAACATTAATTGATGTCAAttctattatttttgttgtttaataactTTTTACCATACCCGCCTCGTTAGTGAATTTGAGCTTTCCCAAACGTCGCTTGGAAAAACCTCTTTAAGACTAGCATTTATTACAAGTCTGTGGCATCGCTCGGCCTGTTTTAGGGGGGCTGAAGCCCCCCAAacacccaacacacacacacacaataatttGGCTGTATGTGGTTAGGACCAAGTTTTAGTGTCTGAGCCCCCCTAAAACCAATCCTAAACCTTCCCCAAAAATTAGTagtatatttaatatcattGTTAGCCACTATAACATTATACAGTTTAAACAATAACGCTGCttaaaaatatgatttctttaaaaatgtatacttaaataattattcagttaaaatgaaccggacataaaaataataaaaagtgccttaatgtgtcaaaacaaaacgtttttaaagattaaatacaaTTGTATAGGActgaagttaaatacaactgaattgtatttGGTAGTGATCCTTTTGCGTGCAACTAGAGGGAGCCTTAGAATCACAATtccaattggggctcatttggacaAATTCCCCCATTGGGAGTTTGTCAAACTACAAGCGCTGGAATTCAGACATTTTCCGTGAACTTCACTTCAAATTGAAATGGCTGACATCCTGTTGAATTTCAAGCATTAGTCATAAAGCCGTGGCGAAcgtattttaaaatgatgtcaCAGGGTATTAAAGTAATGGGTCATGGAGAGATCTTTGGCTTTGGAGACAGGAGCTTCAGCACACATATCATGGAAACATAGCTCCAGTCTCTCAAAAGAGCACAAAGGTAAATATTCTtatcatatttataaaaataaaaaaaaagtgtattataaaaaaaaagacagtggaATGTGTCACTGTAATTGCCTGTGAAAGCCTCAAAACCAAGAATTATGATCGTAAAACTGATTGTGTTCATTTGTACTAAGCGCGGTTTATATACGCGGTTTTACATGGTGTATTACGATAACAGtctgcaaataaaataaagcacctGTCTGAAAATGTCTCACCTGTGGATTGTGCAGAGGGACAGCAACAATCAGTGAAACTAACTTCCCCATGGGACTGAACTTCATTGGGGTGCCGCttaaatgcattcattttcaccaggatacagACAATCGGTGGGTTTTTCGGGCACGTTAAGCCCCCCTCAAATAGGCCATTGATTTgttgaaagaagaagaattaacAGCGATTCCAAGAGGGCCTTGAAACAGCCTGGTGCTTGCTCTAATGATGCAGCCTGGAGAAATACACATCAGATCAGCAACACCACACATGAATGACAATGCTGTTGAATCAACATCTTCCCTGCGACGTCGGTGGAACGTTGGGAAAAGGTTCAGACCTGATGTAACATCTAATGGTAGATGCATATATATTGCCAAGTTTGTCGTAAGGCTTTTGAACACCAACTTGCAGGCTAAATTTCCCAACTTCTGCTTTGACCTTTTCGCCTTCATTATGCAGGAGCACATGTCACAGCACGACGGTCGTCACCTCTTTTAGCGTACGCGGCATACTTGCCACCTTTAGACCGCTGCAGTCTGTCACTCTGCAGTTAGAACAAGACGGCAAAACAAACTTGACCATAGGAAATCATGTTGTGAATTAATGCCTTCCATGCGCCAAATGTAGCTCTCATAAAGCCTTTATCAACTGTACGTTGTAacgttttaaataacatttcaacattcACGACTATATTACACTATGTTTTTCCAGATAATTTTGATTGCGCTTTAAACTGCCACTTTTGCGGCATTccaccactgtacagtattctcGTTAGATTGCACCGCGTCCAAGAGAGGTTACTCAAAATAATTGAATGAATTGTTCACAGTTACTGTCAATTTTCATTATGCaggttgcacattttttttcatggccagCGAATGCACGCGTCTCAGTTTAAATGTATGTACGGATCCCTGTCAATCATTTCAGATGGACGGAGACACTAAAGAAAGGGTGATGCCGATGACGGATATTTCCAAAAATTCTCACTGCGGTTCCACAGAAAACCAATTCAGGTTGCTATTCAGGTACTCGTGTTTCGTCTCCTAGATCATACTTGATTATTCCGGTTCCCACTCTCATTGCGTCTCTGTCGTTCGCAGCAGGGCTCAAGGCTTCAGACGCGCCACGATCGAGGGGGTCGAAGAAGTCGCGGTGGAGGTCGGGGCCTTGGGAGGGGTCAAATAAAGGATGGAGAAATGAATGGACTCCCCCCTGAGGTATTAAACTGTTCCACTAGTtctaacatgtttttttaaacataacggTCGCATAAAAGAATGAACTCAGAGCTGGGAAaatgcaactctaaattcacaCATGCAGTCTCTCGTTAATCTAAGGATTAACTCCGTaactgtgttttgctttttctctgtttttgtgtgatgAAACCACAGAAGCGTACCAATGACGGCAAAGTGGACAATATGACCACAGAACAGCAAATGGAACATACTGTTGTTATGTTGTGGTGGCATGGCAACGAATAtggttgaaaagaaaagaacgcAAATGTACATGCAAAGGGTGCTGTCTCGACTTTTATGTGAAGATGCTCGCCTCCCAGGCACAGGCATTATTGCAACATTTAGTCTTGTAAAgggaattcagagatttgtttccaaATGCATTATATATGCTTGAAGATACAATATTGGCTGGAAACATTTGCAAAAACTGAAAACTAAGTAgaactcaattgtggagatagaGCATTAAACTCTTTCACCATTTAAATGTTCCTGATATTTCTGGATCTGTCGTTAGCTAGCTACGCTTACGCTCCGAAAATTCATCTTCACTTTGAATAGTCGGCTGTCGTGGCTACTTTGGAGTGCCTAGTTGTTGGCCGTAAGTGCATGCACATCACGGTGAGAAAGGCGGAAGTGCCAGAAGAGGAAACGAAGGGGGGAGTCTGATTTGCgtagaaaaagacattttagttTGCAGCCTCATTCTATACAATGTACTTCTTCATTTTttcatgattctgattttgcAGGGTTGTCAAGAACTTTTCTCTGACAGACGTTTAGTTTAACTTTACAGGGACTATAACATTTCTAGTGGAAACCTGTTagcctgtacagttaatgaaTGTTTTGACGGGGACTGTACAGTTAATGAGGGTTTTGATGTGGACAGTTTGGCAGATTAAATTGACATTTCCTACTGGAAAATGAAAAGATAACGATTTGTGTTCCATTAGAGTTTCCACTACATGTTATATATCCTGATACATATTGCAGTAGTTATGTACAGTAGTTCCTGCCTTGTATTTACAGAGAAATGGGGATTATAGGACCTTACCCTGATCCTCGAGGTTATCAAGGTAGTGATGGACAAATGGGCACGGGCCCGCCACCTCCTCCCTTGCACCTCAGAAGGCACTACCCACCCATGCCCAGGTAACCTCTTTGTACCTAAAACTAAAGCCTAAATCACCGCACACTGATGAGAGGTTTTACGTTCTGCAGGCACAAACACCCTCCACTACCTCCAACAGGTcatcaattgcagggcacatacaaacaaacaaccatttgcactcacgttcacacctacgggcaatttagag encodes:
- the msgn1 gene encoding mesogenin-1, with the translated sequence MRPRIKTSSPQTNSSAVIISGCDFLNMDLDVATSKILLDWKVGEPLHSSSASSPESSSSSVDSVCSSPEIFYSEGHRELGYDFPGRGSGPGPKASRTQGKAKMSTKRRVKASEREKMRMRSLAEALHQLRDYLPPDYTKKGQPLTKIQTLKYTIEYINKLSDILSRA